A single Denticeps clupeoides chromosome 7, fDenClu1.1, whole genome shotgun sequence DNA region contains:
- the rasd2a gene encoding GTP-binding protein Rhes: MEVRLLSPSAMLLQYGSAARRLSGLDVSKARVGIAKTVTTNWRREKKARVARSSSASDGVSKRSAETLLRVDPRPRNRRRIVVLGAPRVGKTAVLRRFLRDDFDEQYVPTSEDFHSKVYRIRGETYQVDILDASKERDFPAKRRLSILTGDIFLLVFSVDDRESFDEVRALRKEIQVAKSKLGGWKENSRVPVVFCANKVDLGEKSRAVEPSEICRGLGRDAAVFETSARDGTRLDEMFEALADLGGLPAETRPSLHRDVSIRSYEAQHGRRRSRREAACGAVFPLARRPSFGSDLRRVLGPGPSKRSAPMERCQIQ, translated from the exons ATGGAGGTGCGGCTGCTGTCCCCGTCGGCGATGCTGCTGCAGTACgggagcgcggcgcggcgcctgTCCGGACTCGACGTGTCCAAAGCGCGCGTGGGCATCGCGAAGACCGTCACGACCAACTGGAGACGCGAGAAGAAGGCGAGGGTCGCGAGGTCGTCCAGCGCGTCGGACGGGGTCTCCAAGAGGTCCGCCGAGACCCTGCTCCGCGTGGATCCGCGCCCGCGCAACCGCCGGCGCATCGTGGTGCTCGGCGCGCCGAGGGTCGGGAAGACGGCGGTGCTCAGGCGCTTCCTGCGGGACGACTTCGACGAGCAGTACGTGCCCACGAGCGAGGACTTCCACAGCAAGGTGTACCGCATCCGCGGCGAGACCTACCAGGTGGACATCCTGGACGCGTCCAAGGAGCGAGACTTTCCCGCCAAGCGCAGGCTGTCCATACTGACAG GTGACATTTTCCTGCTGGTGTTCAGCGTGGACGACCGAGAGTCGTTCGACGAGGTGCGCGCTCTGCGCAAAGAGATCCAGGTCGCCAAATCCAAGCTCGGCGGGTGGAAGGAGAACTCCCGCGTCCCGGTCGTCTTTTGCGCCAACAAAGTGGACCTGGGGGAGAAAAGCAGGGCGGTCGAGCCGTCCGAGATATGCCGGGGCCTCGGGCGGGACGCCGCGGTGTTCGAGACCTCGGCCAGGGACGGAACTCGGCTGGACGAGATGTTCGAGGCCCTGGCCGACCTCGGCGGCCTCCCCGCGGAGACGCGGCCGTCCCTCCACCGGGACGTCTCCATCCGCTCGTACGAGGCGCAGCACGGCCGCCGGCGGAGCAGGAGGGAGGCGGCGTGCGGGGCGGTGTTCCCGCTGGCCCGCCGGCCGAGCTTCGGCAGCGACCTCCGCCGCGTTCTCGGACCCGGACCCTCCAAGCGAAGCGCGCCCATGGAGAGGTGCCAGATCCAGTAA
- the arl16 gene encoding ADP-ribosylation factor-like protein 16 isoform X2, whose amino-acid sequence MCLLLGATGVGKTLLLKRLQKLAQKDPPAELGEPPATLPTVGTNLTDLTLKKKQLTVRELGGCMGPIWPSFYSDCSAVVFVVDTANITQISSSCIQLLSVLSAEPLRNARVLLLFNKRDLPCTMTLGEMKSLFRMDDIIASSPQSITTLEISARSGQGLKEVLNWLSSIQAQ is encoded by the exons ATGTGCTTGTTGCTCGGTGCCACTGGAGTCGGAAAGACCCTGTTGCTAAAGCGTTTGCAGA AATTAGCACAGAAGGACCCTCCCGCTGAACTGGGGGAACCTCCAGCCACTCTACCTACg GTCGGAACGAACCTGACCGACCTGACGCTGAAGAAGAAGCAGCTGACCGTGAGAGAGCTGGGGGGCTGCATGGGACCCATCTGGCCCAGTTTCTACAGCGACTGTTCTGCTGTCGTC tTCGTAGTGGACACAGCCAATATCACTCAGATCTCCTCGTCCTGCATCCAGCTGCTATCCGTCCTCTCAGCCGAACCTCTGCGGAACGCCCGTGTGCTTCTGCTCTTCAATAAAAG GGATCTCCCATGCACCATGACTCTCGGTGAGATGAAATCACTCTTCAGGATGGATGATATTATTGCCTCTTCCCCTCAATCAATTACAACTTTAGAGATAAGTGCCCGCTCTGGCCAGGGACTCAAGGAAGTATTGAACTGGCTCAGTTCCATCCAAGCTCAGTGA
- the LOC114793835 gene encoding uncharacterized protein LOC114793835 has translation MKAMSRREALADVELRVVVIGSSGPSQFLLTNSILGREEFPQDVCSIARSRKNYGEIAGRRVAVVNGPNLYDKDLSPTKMKEELRRCKCLSSPGPHALLLTFDLANICPNDIKTPKLIMKHFGKNCRNYTTVLLAYEGDLDRGALDERVMRTDWHLRELVEQCGCRYHFFNKDWKERNRDRELLQKIERMLAAMGGRFYTSHSYRQAEESVRKEEMKLKKKRAPETERVWHELEEQYRGEELRWQIESYNAGVGAEIRAKAEMDNSWLRTSLAVGTGLGFAAGATLGMVIGSVEGPGGIAVGGAVGGAVEDLQQLRKRRSSIDIPPDLRLLLAGFRGRAQFALTNAILQIDVFDGAAVSARQTAKHCGEVRGQRVTLVNLPNLSESTMTPLKNNLQTSLCFSSPGPHAVLFVLDVNDIPPDGINILKPITEHFGGNIIAHTMVVLYYEGAQSPALESSVIQNRHFKELMEHCGQRYHIFSRDSADDSACRELLRKVNTASSDHGHYSSQYTRMVEKRIQQEEHFIRKRRAKEIRNTLKQLEGCYSGEDHKRRVEEYEEAMRVQIRERAEAVVGRLGCAVKLVDCAAAVAKGAAVGALCGAAVGLNTVALGAAVGAAVGVLVGGAVGAAWNYMSC, from the exons ATGAAGGCAATGTCCAGGAGAGaag CTCTTGCTGATGTGGAGCTGAGGGTAGTGGTGATTGGTAGTAGTGGCCCGTCTCAGTTTTTACTCACCAACTCCATCCTAGGTAGAGAGGAGTTTCCGCAGGATGTATGCAGCATTGCCCGAAGCAGAAAGAATTATGGAGAAATAGCTGGAAGAAGAGTTGCCGTGGTGAATGGGCCAAATCTTTATGACAAGGACCTGTCACCGACCAAAATGAAGGAAGAGCTGAGGCGGTGCAAATGCTTGTCTTCCCCGGGTCCCCATGCCCTGCTCCTGACCTTCGACCTGGCAAACATTTGCCCTAATGACATCAAGACACCTAAACTGATTATGAAGCACTTTGGCAAGAACTGTCGGAACTACACCACGGTCTTGCTGGCCTACGAGGGCGATCTAGATCGCGGTGCGTTGGACGAGCGGGTGATGCGGACAGACTGGCACCTGAGGGAGCTGGTGGAACAGTGCGGCTGCCGCTACCATTTCTTCAACAAGGACTGGAAGGAACGAAACCGGGACAGGGAGCTGCTGCAAAAGATTGAAAGGATGCTGGCAGCAATGGGAGGACGTTTCTACACCAGCCATTCATACCGGCAAGCAGAAGAGAGTGTGAGAAAAGAGGAGATGAAGCTAAAGAAGAAGCGGGCGCCGGAGACCGAGCGGGTCTGGCATGAGCTGGAAGAGCAGTACAGGGGAGAGGAGCTACGCTGGCAGATCGAAAGTTACAATGCCGGTGTAGGGGCAGAGATCAGGGCAAAGGCAGAGATGGACAACAGCTGGCTCCGAACTTCACTGGCCGTTGGGACAGGGCTGGGTTTCGCAGCTGGGGCTACACTGGGAATGGTGATTGGCTCGGTGGAGGGACCGGGTGGGATAGCTGTGGGAGGGGCTGTGGGTGGAGCCGTGG AGGACCTACAACAATTAAGGAAAAGAAGATCAAGCATTGATATACCTCCTGATC TGAGACTGCTTCTGGCTGGCTTCAGAGGTCGCGCCCAGTTTGCTCTCACCAATGCTATTCTCCAAATAGATGTCTTTGATGGTGCAGCCGTCAGCGCGCGGCAAACCGCGAAGCATTGTGGCGAGGTGCGAGGGCAAAGAGTGACTTTAGTCAATCTACCAAACCTATCTGAGAGCACCATGACACCCTTGAAAAATAATCTGCAGACGTCTCTGTGCTTCTCCTCACCGGGACCCCATGCTGTCCTTTTTGTACTGGATGTCAATGACATCCCACCCGATGGCATTAACATCCTAAAGCCAATCACAGAACATTTTGGAGGGAACATTATAGCACACACAATGGTTGTTCTGTACTATGAAGGAGCTCAAAGTCCAGCCCTGGAGAGCAGTGTTATTCAGAACCGACACTTCAAGGAGCTCATGGAGCATTGTGGCCAAAGGTATCACATCTTCAGTAGAGACAGCGCAGACGACAGTGCGTGCCGTGAGTTGCTGAGGAAGGTAAACACGGCGAGTTCTGACCACGGACACTATTCCAGCCAGTATACCAGAATGGTGGAGAAAAGGATTCAGCAAGAGGAGCACTTCATCAGAAAGCGAAGAGCGAAGGAGATAAGAAATACGCTGAAACAGCTAGAGGGCTGCTACTCAGGCGAAGACCATAAGAGGCGCGTGGAAGAATATGAGGAGGCCATGAGAGTGCAGATCCGCGAGAGGGCTGAAGCAGTCGTCGGTAGACTCGGCTGCGCCGTTAAGCTTGTAGATTGCGCCGCGGCGGTGGCGAAGGGCGCAGCGGTGGGTGCCTTGTGTGGAGCTGCGGTAGGACTGAACACGGTAGCTCTGGGAGCTGCTGTTGGGGCAGCAGTGGGCGTACTGGttggtggggcagtgggggctgCTTGGAATTACATGTCATGCTAA
- the epn3a gene encoding epsin-3 isoform X2, whose product MTTSSLRRSMKNIVNKYTDAEIKVREATSNDPWGPPSSLMSEIADLTFNVVAFTEVMGIIWKRLNDHGRNWRHVYKALTLLDYLVKTGSERVVLQCRENIHAIQTLRDFQYIDREGQDQGIHVREKSKQLVALIRDEEKVRQERANAHKTRERLGYGSLPPPYPGRRTSHPTMGGVLYGEEIGRSVESPASFNSSSSSPQLAPDLEQARPQTSGEEELQLQLALAMSREESEKPPARPPVPLDMDEEAQLQLALSLSKEEHQQEQRSRQGDESLLQKALEESKREMEARRGGSAMNDLVDIFGPAPPVPSSARPWDGASGGSHSLPAAGSKSDPWDSLEGSGMRGMGSSWMAPPASSSQPQSWDNRRPPDPWDAPQSAPRPSLPGQMWTSPARGASAAVDLFTGPADVKKPVGPLKTASHRAGSPTDGDSFDEAMDGGQLSVNGRSEEASDLFDMSRLGGSLAEPKSNTCTPEAFLGPAAASLVNLDSLIPPSSTLKNMNPFLSGLGAPAASNPFQNEQPRLPMNQMRPTSSSPVPHPGTLPYSASLPPPANQQPSSFTQPNPGPGNLPQPLLPLSTSGAFGPQPTDQHSQNPFL is encoded by the exons ATGACGACCTCGTCCTTGCGCCGCTCGATGAAGAACATTGTGAATAAGTACACCGATGCGGAGATCAAGGTGCGAGAGGCGACGTCAAATGACCCGTGGGGTCCCCCGAGTTCGCTCATGTCCGAAATCGCAGACCTGACTTTTAACGTGGTGGCCTTCACTGAAGTCATGGGCATAATTTGGAAGCGCCTCAATGACCATGGGAGGAACTGGAGACACGTCTACAAGGCCTTGACCCTGTTGGACTACCTGGTGAAAACAGGCTCAGAGCGCGTTGTCCTGCAGTGCCGGGAGAACATCCATGCCATCCAGACCCTACGGGACTTCCAGTACATCGACCGCGAGGGCCAGGACCAGGGAATACACGTACGAGAGAAGTCCAAGCAGCTGGTGGCCCTGATCAGGGACGAAGAGAAGGTCAGGCAAGAGCGCGCCAACGCGCATAAGACCAGAGAGCGCCTGGGCTACGGGTCCCTACCGCCGCCGTACCCGGGACGCCGTACTAGTCACCCCACCATGGGAGGGGTCCTGTACGGAGAGGAGATCGGACGGTCTGTGGAATCACCAGCTTCCTTCAACT cctcctcctcctcccctcagCTGGCCCCAGATCTGGAGCAGGCTCGGCCACAGACCAGCGGGGAGGAAGAGCTCCAACTGCAGCTGGCGCTGGCCATGAGTCGAGAGGAGAGTGAGAAG CCACCAGCGCGGCCTCCTGTTCCTCTGGACATGGACGAAGAGGCTCAGCTCCAGCTCGCCCTGAGCCTCAGCAAAGAGGAGCACCAGCAG GAGCAACGAAGTCGCCAGGGAGATGAGTCGCTGCTCCAGAAAGCTCTAGAGGAGAGTAAACGGGAGATGGAGGCGAGGCGAGGGGGG TCTGCCATGAATGACCTCGTAGATATTTTTGGTCCAGCTCCACCGGTGCCCTCTAGTGCCAGGCCCTGGGATGGTGCTTCTGGCGGCTCCCATTCCCTGCCTGCTGCTGGGTCCAAGTCAGACCCTTGGGACTCATTAG AAGGGAGCGGCATGAGAGGTATGGGCAGCTCCTGGATGGCACCACCTGCATCCTCTAGCCAGCCTCAGTCCTGGGACAACAGACGGCCTCCTGACCCATGGGATGCCCCACAGAGCGCACCAAGACCTAGCCTTCCAGGCCAGATGTGGACGTCACCAGCCCGCGGAG cTTCTGCAGCAGTGGATTTGTTTACTGGTCCAGCTGATGTCAAGAAGCCTGTAGGTCCTCTGAAGACAGCATCCCATCGAGCTGGAAGTCCCACAG ATGGGGACAGCTTTGATGAGGCCATGGACGGAGGTCAGCTGAGCGTGAATGGCCGGAGTGAAGAAGCCTCTGACCTCTTTGACATGTCGCGTCTTGGGGGCAGCCTGGCCGAACCCAAGTCCAACACCTGTACCCCAGAGGCCTTCCTGGGTCCTGCAGCAGCATCTCTGGTCAATCTAGACTCCCTGATCCCACCTAGCTCTACTCTGAAAAACATGAACCCATTCCTGTCAG GATTGGGTGCTCCTGCAGCCAGCAATCCATTCCAAAACGAACAGCCACGTCTTCCCATGAACCAGATGCGTCCCACCTCCAGCTCACCTGTGCCACACCCTGGCACGCTCCCCTACAGCGCCTCCCTGCCCCCGCCTGCTAACCAACAGCCCTCATCCTTCACCCAGCCAAATCCGGGGCCTGGAAACCTTCCCCAGCCTCTGCTGCCCCTGTCCACATCAGGCGCGTTCGGACCACAACCGACAGACCAGCACAGTCAGAACCCCTTCCTCTGA
- the epn3a gene encoding epsin-3 isoform X1 produces the protein MTTSSLRRSMKNIVNKYTDAEIKVREATSNDPWGPPSSLMSEIADLTFNVVAFTEVMGIIWKRLNDHGRNWRHVYKALTLLDYLVKTGSERVVLQCRENIHAIQTLRDFQYIDREGQDQGIHVREKSKQLVALIRDEEKVRQERANAHKTRERLGYGSLPPPYPGRRTSHPTMGGVLYGEEIGRSVESPASFNSSSSSPQLAPDLEQARPQTSGEEELQLQLALAMSREESEKPPPPLDTDEQMQLQIAMSLSKEEAQKPPARPPVPLDMDEEAQLQLALSLSKEEHQQEQRSRQGDESLLQKALEESKREMEARRGGSAMNDLVDIFGPAPPVPSSARPWDGASGGSHSLPAAGSKSDPWDSLEGSGMRGMGSSWMAPPASSSQPQSWDNRRPPDPWDAPQSAPRPSLPGQMWTSPARGASAAVDLFTGPADVKKPVGPLKTASHRAGSPTDGDSFDEAMDGGQLSVNGRSEEASDLFDMSRLGGSLAEPKSNTCTPEAFLGPAAASLVNLDSLIPPSSTLKNMNPFLSGLGAPAASNPFQNEQPRLPMNQMRPTSSSPVPHPGTLPYSASLPPPANQQPSSFTQPNPGPGNLPQPLLPLSTSGAFGPQPTDQHSQNPFL, from the exons ATGACGACCTCGTCCTTGCGCCGCTCGATGAAGAACATTGTGAATAAGTACACCGATGCGGAGATCAAGGTGCGAGAGGCGACGTCAAATGACCCGTGGGGTCCCCCGAGTTCGCTCATGTCCGAAATCGCAGACCTGACTTTTAACGTGGTGGCCTTCACTGAAGTCATGGGCATAATTTGGAAGCGCCTCAATGACCATGGGAGGAACTGGAGACACGTCTACAAGGCCTTGACCCTGTTGGACTACCTGGTGAAAACAGGCTCAGAGCGCGTTGTCCTGCAGTGCCGGGAGAACATCCATGCCATCCAGACCCTACGGGACTTCCAGTACATCGACCGCGAGGGCCAGGACCAGGGAATACACGTACGAGAGAAGTCCAAGCAGCTGGTGGCCCTGATCAGGGACGAAGAGAAGGTCAGGCAAGAGCGCGCCAACGCGCATAAGACCAGAGAGCGCCTGGGCTACGGGTCCCTACCGCCGCCGTACCCGGGACGCCGTACTAGTCACCCCACCATGGGAGGGGTCCTGTACGGAGAGGAGATCGGACGGTCTGTGGAATCACCAGCTTCCTTCAACT cctcctcctcctcccctcagCTGGCCCCAGATCTGGAGCAGGCTCGGCCACAGACCAGCGGGGAGGAAGAGCTCCAACTGCAGCTGGCGCTGGCCATGAGTCGAGAGGAGAGTGAGAAG CCACCTCCACCTTTGGATACTGACGAACAGATGCAGCTCCAGATTGCTATGAGTCTCAGCAAGGAGGAGGCCCAGAAG CCACCAGCGCGGCCTCCTGTTCCTCTGGACATGGACGAAGAGGCTCAGCTCCAGCTCGCCCTGAGCCTCAGCAAAGAGGAGCACCAGCAG GAGCAACGAAGTCGCCAGGGAGATGAGTCGCTGCTCCAGAAAGCTCTAGAGGAGAGTAAACGGGAGATGGAGGCGAGGCGAGGGGGG TCTGCCATGAATGACCTCGTAGATATTTTTGGTCCAGCTCCACCGGTGCCCTCTAGTGCCAGGCCCTGGGATGGTGCTTCTGGCGGCTCCCATTCCCTGCCTGCTGCTGGGTCCAAGTCAGACCCTTGGGACTCATTAG AAGGGAGCGGCATGAGAGGTATGGGCAGCTCCTGGATGGCACCACCTGCATCCTCTAGCCAGCCTCAGTCCTGGGACAACAGACGGCCTCCTGACCCATGGGATGCCCCACAGAGCGCACCAAGACCTAGCCTTCCAGGCCAGATGTGGACGTCACCAGCCCGCGGAG cTTCTGCAGCAGTGGATTTGTTTACTGGTCCAGCTGATGTCAAGAAGCCTGTAGGTCCTCTGAAGACAGCATCCCATCGAGCTGGAAGTCCCACAG ATGGGGACAGCTTTGATGAGGCCATGGACGGAGGTCAGCTGAGCGTGAATGGCCGGAGTGAAGAAGCCTCTGACCTCTTTGACATGTCGCGTCTTGGGGGCAGCCTGGCCGAACCCAAGTCCAACACCTGTACCCCAGAGGCCTTCCTGGGTCCTGCAGCAGCATCTCTGGTCAATCTAGACTCCCTGATCCCACCTAGCTCTACTCTGAAAAACATGAACCCATTCCTGTCAG GATTGGGTGCTCCTGCAGCCAGCAATCCATTCCAAAACGAACAGCCACGTCTTCCCATGAACCAGATGCGTCCCACCTCCAGCTCACCTGTGCCACACCCTGGCACGCTCCCCTACAGCGCCTCCCTGCCCCCGCCTGCTAACCAACAGCCCTCATCCTTCACCCAGCCAAATCCGGGGCCTGGAAACCTTCCCCAGCCTCTGCTGCCCCTGTCCACATCAGGCGCGTTCGGACCACAACCGACAGACCAGCACAGTCAGAACCCCTTCCTCTGA
- the btr02 gene encoding bloodthirsty-related gene family, member 2, whose translation MASTINLLSEKHLLCSLCERIFNRPVTTPCGHSFCKTCLRKYWSHSGGERCPLCKRTFAARPHISINRILADVIENYKKTQTAVKQRSSQKTEEKLEKTNEEVEQLIQERLSKVENLKTSLKLLQASCHQEIQESHRVFSTLLSFVEQSHQSVLATVEEKQRQAERRVDKLVRELDREILDLKGNISETKDQQSDQLKRWGSQHSLGPAEMRDWSRVTLEIDPCVGTVRGAVLDLMDKVLVQANQLSKLELKRLQKYSADVTLNHQTAHAHLILSEDKKQVRHGDKKQDVPESPKRFDRVANVLGKESFSTGRHYWEVEVRDKMEWDLGVVRHSVNRKGKFTVCPANGFWTLSLRNGNQYTANTSPPTPLALSCKPKRVAIFVDYEEGRVSFLCVDTGVHIHTFTDTFKDTLHPFFSPGHPHRGKNAAPLTVITNFCSI comes from the exons ATGGCCTCTACAATTAACCTCCTCTCTGAAAAGCACCTCCTTTGCTCTTTATGCGAGAGAATATTCAACCGGCCGGTGACCACGCCCTGTGGCCACAGTTTCTGCAAGACTTGTCTGCGAAAGTACTGGAGTCACAGTGGTGGTGAACGGTGCCCACTTTGCAAAAGGACATTTGCTGCACGTCCTCACATCAGCATCAATCGCATCCTGGCAGACGTCATAGAGAACTACAAGAAGACGCAAACAGCTGTCAAGCAAAGGAGTTCACAAAAGACTGAAGAGAAGCTTGAAAAG accaacGAGGAGGTGGAACAGCTGATCCAGGAGAGGCTATCTAAGGTGGAAAACCTTAAAACCTCCCTGAAACTTCTCCAA GCCTCCTGTCACCAAGAGATACAGGAAAGCCACAGGGTGTTCAGTACCCTGCTGAGCTTTGTGGAACAGAGCCATCAGTCTGTGCTGGCCACTgtggaggagaagcagaggcAGGCCGAGAGACGGGTCGACAAGCTGGTGAGGGAGCTGGACAGGGAGATCTTGGACTTAAAGGGCAACATCTCAGAAACTAAGGACCAGCAGTCTGATCAGCTGAAAAGATGG GGCTCCCAACACTCCCTGGGTCCAGCTGAGATGAGGGACTGGTCAAGAGTCACGTTGGAAATTGATCCATGCGTAGGGACTGTCAGGGGTGCAGTTTTAGACTTGATGGACAAGGTGCTGGTACAAGCCAATCAGCTTTCAAAATTGG AGCTAAAAAGGTTGCAGAAATATTCAG CTGATGTTACACTGAACCACCAGACAGCGCATGCCCACCTTATTCTGTCAGAGGACAAGAAGCAAGTCAGGCATGGTGACAAAAAGCAAGATGTGCCCGAGAGCCCAAAGAGGTTTGACCGTGTCGCCAATGTTCTGGGCAAGGAGAGTTTCAGCACGGGCAGACACTACTGGGAGGTGGAGGTCAGAGATAAGATGGAGTGGGACTTGGGGGTGGTCAGACACTCGGTCAACAGGAAGGGGAAATTTACAGTTTGTCCGGCCAATGGCTTCTGGACTCTGAGCCTGAGGAATGGGAACCAGTACACAGCCAACACCTCCCCTCCTACCCCTTTGGCTCTAAGTTGCAAGCCCAAGAGGGTTGCTATATTTGTGGACTATGAAGAGGGACGAGTGTCTTTTCTTTGTGTGGACACTGGTGTTCACATCCACACTTTCACAGATACCTTTAAGGACACACTCCATCCTTTCTTTAGTCCTGGACACCCTCATAGAGGCAAGAATGCTGCTCCTCTCACAGTCATCACCAACTTCTGCAGCATctaa
- the rsad1 gene encoding radical S-adenosyl methionine domain-containing protein 1, mitochondrial: MNSSLVFRRLFCSRGFSASCRESELVGAGALPPHAEEASLYLHWPFCLRRCSYCNFNKYVPRRVDNAAMTRCLVKETATLLRLSRVARINSVFFGGGTPSLASPSTIAAVLETVSQNAHLPNEAEVTLEVNPTPTGMAKLKDFTEAGVNRFSVGVQSLRDDDLKRLGRDHSSWEALKAISEARTLCPGRVSVDVMFGLPGQSVESWEGELERVLDVCDDHVSLYQLTLERGTQLFKQVEFGEQTVPGDDVTAVMYRTARRILENRGFLQYEVSNFAKNGAVSLHNLGYWRARQYIGVGPGAHGRFVPQAEGAVQREARTQTLEPDVWMREVQQVGHGTRRRTRLTQLALLEEVLVMALRMTDGLTHQDWAMFNPDAGLHCILGQSEDVLELQERGLLILDVRGLRCSWEGLALLDSMLPTLLFHLEKYISNQEKQKEEGSPSLCQGGKSKTR, translated from the exons ATGAATTCCTCCCTCGTTTTCCGTCGACTGTTTTGCAGTCGTGGCTTTTCAGCGTCATGCAGGGAAAGCGAGCTTGTAGGCGCCGGCGCCCTGCCCCCTCATGCCGAGGAAGCGTCTCTCTACCTGCAC TGGCCGTTCTGTTTGAGGAGATGTTCCTACTGCAATTTCAACAAGTACGTTCCCCGACGTGTCGACAACGCCGCCATGACCCGGTGTTTAGTCAAGGAAACAGCAACTCTGCTGCGGCTCAGTCGGGTGGCTCG CATCAATAGTGTGTTTTTTGGCGGTGGGACGCCAAGCCTGGCAAGTCCTTCAACCATTGCCGCTGTCCTTGAGACGGTCTCACAAAATGCTCATCTGCCAAATGAGGCAGAGGTCACTCTGGAGGTCAACCCGACGCCCACAGGAATGGCCAAACTGAAGGACTTCACAGAGGCCGGGGTCAACCGCTTCTCAGTTGGGGTGCAG tCTCTGAGAGATGATGACCTGAAGCGGCTGGGCAGAGACCACAGCTCTTGGGAAGCCCTGAAGGCCATATCAGAGGCACGGACACTGTGCCCCGGGCGAGTGTCAGTGGATGTTATGTTTGGGCTCCCAGGCCAGAGTGTGGAATCATGGGAAGGGGAGTTAGAGAGGGTCCTGGATGTGTGTGATGATCATGTCTCACTCTATCAGCTGACTTTGGAAAGAGGCACTCAGCTTTTCAAGCAGGTTGAATTTGGGGAACAGACTGTGCCTGGTGATGATGTCACAGCAGTTATGTACAGGACTGCCCGCAGAATTCTAGAAAACCGAGGTTTTCTTCAATATGAGGTGTCAAACTTCGCCAAAAAT GGTGCAGTAAGTTTGCACAACCTGGGGTATTGGAGGGCACGTCAATATATTGGTGTAGGTCCGG GGGCACACGGCCGCTTTGTCCCACAAGCTGAGGGGGCTGTTCAAAGGGAGGCTCGAACCCAAACCTTAGAGCCAGATGTGTGGATGAGAGAGGTTCAGCAGGTCGGCCACGGAACACGACGCCGAACTCGACTCACCCAGCTCGCACT GCTGGAGGAGGTGTTGGTTATGGCACTTCGCATGACAGATGGTCTTACTCATCAG GATTGGGCCATGTTTAACCCAGACGCTGGGCTTCACTGCATCCTCGGCCAGTCTGAAGATGTTCTAGAGCTGCAGGAGAGAGGCCTTCTGATCCTTGACGTTAG AGGACTTCGTTGCTCCTGGGAGGGCCTGGCTTTGCTGGACAGCATGCTGCCAACTTTGCTTTTTCATCTGGAAAAGTACATTAGCAATCAGGAAAAGCAAAAAGAAGAGGGCTCCCCAAGTCTTTGCCAGGGTGGAAAGTCAAAGACAAGGTGA
- the arl16 gene encoding ADP-ribosylation factor-like protein 16 isoform X1 gives MCLLLGATGVGKTLLLKRLQIQLAQKDPPAELGEPPATLPTVGTNLTDLTLKKKQLTVRELGGCMGPIWPSFYSDCSAVVFVVDTANITQISSSCIQLLSVLSAEPLRNARVLLLFNKRDLPCTMTLGEMKSLFRMDDIIASSPQSITTLEISARSGQGLKEVLNWLSSIQAQ, from the exons ATGTGCTTGTTGCTCGGTGCCACTGGAGTCGGAAAGACCCTGTTGCTAAAGCGTTTGCAGA TACAATTAGCACAGAAGGACCCTCCCGCTGAACTGGGGGAACCTCCAGCCACTCTACCTACg GTCGGAACGAACCTGACCGACCTGACGCTGAAGAAGAAGCAGCTGACCGTGAGAGAGCTGGGGGGCTGCATGGGACCCATCTGGCCCAGTTTCTACAGCGACTGTTCTGCTGTCGTC tTCGTAGTGGACACAGCCAATATCACTCAGATCTCCTCGTCCTGCATCCAGCTGCTATCCGTCCTCTCAGCCGAACCTCTGCGGAACGCCCGTGTGCTTCTGCTCTTCAATAAAAG GGATCTCCCATGCACCATGACTCTCGGTGAGATGAAATCACTCTTCAGGATGGATGATATTATTGCCTCTTCCCCTCAATCAATTACAACTTTAGAGATAAGTGCCCGCTCTGGCCAGGGACTCAAGGAAGTATTGAACTGGCTCAGTTCCATCCAAGCTCAGTGA